ACAAGCAGGCGGGTGAAGAGCCAGGCGAAATGCTCCTGCTCCTCGGCGCGCCGCCGTTTTTTTCCAAAGATGACGCCTGCGAGCCCGCACATCAGGGTTTCCCTCCCTGCGGATCGACGACAAAACCGCGGAAGACGCCCTCGGCGTACCCCTTCGGGTGCTCCTCGATCCAGCGCGCGGCGTCGGACCAGCCGAGCTCACCGGCCAGCCGGGCGACGACCGGTCGGTCGAGCATGTTGGTCTGCCCGGAGAGTCGGACCGCGTCGATGCCCTGCCAAACAATGGCAGGAATCGGTATCCGCGTAGGTTTGTCGTCCTGTACCTGGGCAAGGCCGTTTTTGATCAGGGCATCGAGGAAGGATGCGGCCTTTTCCTCCGGCGTATCGCCCCGGACCTGTGCAGCTTCGTCTTCGTTGACGATCAGCTTTCCGCCCTTCGGGTCCACGTCATACCCGAGAACCGGCATCCCGCCGACCCACTTGCCCGTGCGCCGCGTGGCGGACATCTTGTCGCGGGTGCGCTTCGAGATAATCTCCCGCTCGAACTGGGCAAAGGACAAAAGGATACTCAAGATGAGCCGCCCCATGGAGCTGACCGTATTGAACTGCTGGGTGACCGCGACGTAGCTCACGGCGTGCTTGTCGAAAAGTTCCATCATGCGGGCCAAGTCC
The Desulfatirhabdium butyrativorans DSM 18734 DNA segment above includes these coding regions:
- a CDS encoding recombinase family protein — translated: MAGEKPALKRLFAGIESGDIDCVVAYKVDRRSRSLLDLARMMELFDKHAVSYVAVTQQFNTVSSMGRLILSILLSFAQFEREIISKRTRDKMSATRRTGKWVGGMPVLGYDVDPKGGKLIVNEDEAAQVRGDTPEEKAASFLDALIKNGLAQVQDDKPTRIPIPAIVWQGIDAVRLSGQTNMLDRPVVARLAGELGWSDAARWIEEHPKGYAEGVFRGFVVDPQGGKP